Proteins encoded together in one Felis catus isolate Fca126 chromosome B3, F.catus_Fca126_mat1.0, whole genome shotgun sequence window:
- the AP3B2 gene encoding AP-3 complex subunit beta-2 isoform X2, with translation MGAPPGLEEDHSAPAEGGRRRGDTDAWSCRGCYLRPLIFCETQVVRHDDLKEMLDTNKDSLKLEAMKTIVAMIARGKNASDLFPAVVKNVACKNIEVKKLVYVYLVRYAEEQQDLALLSISTFQRGLKDPNQLIRASALRVLSSIRVPIIVPIMMLAIKEAASDMSPYVRKTAAHAIPKLYSLDSDQKDQLIEVIEKLLADKTTLVAGSVVMAFEEVCPERIDLIHKNYRKLCNLLIDVEEWGQVVIISMLTRYARTQFLSPTQNESLLEENPEKAFYGSEEDEAKGPGSEEAATAALPARKPYVMDPDHRLLLRNTKPLLQSRSAAVVMAVAQLYFHLAPKAEVGVIAKALVRLLRSHSEVQYVVLQNVATMSIKRRGMFEPYLKSFYIRSTDPTQIKILKLEVLTNLANETNTPTVLREFQTYIRSMDKDFVAATIQAIGRCATNIGRVRDTCLNGLVQLLSNRDELVVAESVVVIKKLLQMQPAQHGEIIKHLAKLTDNIQVPMARASILWLIGEYCEHVPKIAPDVLRKMAKSFTAEEDIVKLQIINLAAKLYLTNSKQTKLLTQYVLSLAKYDQNYDIRDRARFTRQLIVPSEQGGALSRHAKKLFLAPKPAPVLESSFKDRDHFQLGSLSHLLNAKATGYQELPDWPEEAPDPSVRNVEVPEWTKCSNREKRKEKEKPFYSDSEGESGPTESADSDPESESASDSKSSSESGSGESSSESDSEDQEEEKGRSSESEQSEEEGEKRKMKKKKKVPEGQGEGSSSEEDSDSSSGSSESERTSETEEEQVEPASWRKKTPPSGKSAPVAKEISLLDLEDFTPPSVQPVSPPTIVSTSLATDLEGLTLTDSPLVPSLLSPVVGVGRQELLHRVAGEGLAVDYTFSRQPFSGDPHMVSVHIHFSNSSDTPIKGLHVGTPKLPAGISIQEFPEIESLAPGESVTAVMGINFCDSTQAANFQLCTQTRQFYVSIQPPVGELMAPVFMSENEFKKEQGKLTGMSEITEKLTLPDTCRNDHIVVQRVTAVANLGRVPCGASDEYRFAGRTLTSGSLVLLTLDARPTGAAQLTVNSEKMVIGTMLVKDVVQALTQ, from the exons ATGGGAGCACCACCTGGCTTGGAGGAGGATCACTCTGCCCCGGcggaggggggcaggaggagaggagacacagatgCCTGGAGCTGCAGGGGATGTTATCTAAGGCCTCTCATTTTCTGTGAGACGCAAGTGGTAAG gcatgATGACCTGAAGGAGATGCTGGACACCAACAAAGATTCCCTCAAGCTGGAGGCCATGAAGACGATTGTGgct ATGATCGCCAGGGGAAAGAACGCCTCCGACCTGTTTCCCGCCGTGGTGAAGAACGTGGCCTGTAAGAACATAGAG GTGAAGAAGCTGGTCTACGTGTACCTGGTGCGCTACGCCGAAGAACAACAAGATCTGGCCCTGCTGTCTATCTCCACCTTCCAGCGCGGCCTGAAG GACCCCAACCAGCTGATTCGGGCCAGTGCCCTCCGCGTCCTGTCTAGCATCCGGGTGCCCATCATTGTGCCCATCATGATGCTGGCCATCAAGGAAGCTGCATCGGACATGTCACCCTATGTACGGAAAACAGCTGCTCACGCCATCCCTAAACTCTACAG TTTGGATTCGGACCAGAAGGACCAGCTGATCGAGGTCATTGAGAAACTTCTGGCCGACAAGACCACG CTGGTGGCGGGCAGTGTGGTGATGGCCTTCGAGGAGGTCTGCCCCGAGCGCATCGACCTGATACACAAGAACTACCGGAAGCTCTGTAACCTGCTCATCGACGTGGAGGAGTGGGGGCAGGTGGTCATCATCAGCATGCTCACCCGCTACGCGCGCACGCAGTTCCTGAGCCCCACCCAGAAC GAATCTCTGCTGGAGGAGAACCCGGAGAAAGCCTTCTACGGCTCGGAAGAGGACGAGGCCAAGGGCCCGGGCTCGGAGGAGGCGGCCACCGCTGCGCTGCCCGCCCGCAAGCCCTATGTCATGGACCCCGACCACCGGCTGCTGCTGCGCAACACGAAGCCGCTGCTGCAGAGCCGCAGCGCCGCCGTGGTCATGGCGGTGGCCCAGCTCTACTTCCATCTGGCGCCCAAGGCGGAGGTGGGCGTCATCGCCAAGGCGCTAGTGCGACTGCTGCGCAGCCACAG TGAGGTGCAGTACGTGGTGCTCCAGAACGTGGCCACCATGTCCATCAAGCGCCGG GGTATGTTTGAGCCCTACCTGAAGAGCTTCTACATCAGATCCACTGACCCCACCCAGATCAAGATCCTGAAG CTGGAAGTGTTGACCAACCTGGCCAATGAGACCAACACCCCTACTGTCCTACGGGAGTTCCAG ACGTACATTCGCAGCATGGACAAGGACTTTGTAGCAGCCACTATCCAGGCCATTGGACGCTGTGCAACCAACATCGGCCGAGTCCGTGACACCTGTCTCAACGGCCTGGTGCAGCTGCTGTCCAACCGTGACG AGCTGGTGGTCGCAGAGTCGGTGGTTGTCATTAAGAAGCTGCTGCAGATGCAGCCCGCGCAGCACGGAGAGATCATCAAGCACCTGGCAAAGCTCACGGACAACATCCAG GTGCCCATGGCCCGGGCCAGCATCCTGTGGCTCATCGGCGAGTACTGCGAGCACGTCCCCAAGATCGCGCCTGACGTCCTGAGAAAGATGGCCAAGTCCTTCACGGCAGAGGAGGACATCGTCAAGCTGCAGATCATCAACCTGGCAGCCAAGCTCTACCTGACTAACTCTAAGCAG ACCAAGCTGCTGACCCAGTATGTGCTGAGTCTGGCCAAGTACGACCAGAACTATGACATTCGTGACCGAGCGCGCTTCACCCGGCAGCTGATCGTCCCCTCGGAGCAGGGTGGGGCCCTCAGCCGCCATGCCAAGAAGCTCTTCCTGGCACCCAAACCAGCCCCAGTGTTGGAGTCATCCTTCAAAG ACCGGGACCACTTCCAGCTGGGCTCACTGTCCCACCTGCTCAATGCCAAGGCCACAGGCTACCAGGAGCTCCCAGACTGGCCAGAGGAGGCTCCAGACCCATCTGTGCGGAACGTGGAG gTACCAGAATGGACCAAGTGCTCCAAtcgagagaagaggaaggagaaggagaaacccTTCTATTCTGACTCAGAGGGGGAGTCAGGCCCCACAGAGTCTGCAGACAGCG ACCCTGAGTCCGAGAGTGCCTCGGACAGCAAGAGCAGCAGTGAGAGCGGCTCTGGGGAGTCCAGCAGTGAGTCTGATAGTGAAgaccaggaggaagagaaggggaggagcagtgagag TGAACAGAGTGAGGAGGAAGgtgagaagaggaagatgaagaaaaagaagaaggtgcCCGAGGGACAGGGAGAAGGTTCATCCTCAGAGGAGGACAGTGATTCCAGCAGTGGCTCATCAGAATCTGAGAGAACATCAGAGACGGAGGAAGAGCAGGTGGAACCTGcctcttggaggaaaaaaaca CCTCCCAGTGGCAAAAGCGCCCCGGTAGCCAAGGAGATCTCCCTGCTTGACCTAGAGGATT TCACCCCTCCCAGTGTCCAGCCTGTGTCTCCCCCCACGATCGTGTCCACCAGTCTGGCTACTGACCTGGAGGGCCTGACGCTCACAGACTCCCCGCTGGTGCCCTCA cTGCTGAGTCCAGTGGTAGGTGTTGGGAGGCAGGAGCTGCTGCACCGTGTAGCCGGTGAGGGGCTGGCCGTGGACTACACCTTCAGTCGCCAGCCTTTCTCTGGGGACCCCCACATGGTATCTGTGCACATCCACTTCTCCAACAGCTCTGATACCCCCATCAAGGGCCTGCACGTGGGCACCCCCAAACTGCCCGCCGGCATCAGCATCCAGGAGTTCCCTGAAATCG AGTCACTGGCACCTGGAGAATCTGTCACTGCTGTAATGGGCATTAATTTCTGTGACTCAACCCAGGCAGCCAACTTCCAGCTGTG TACCCAAACCCGGCAGTTCTACGTCTCCATTCAGCCACCCGTTGGGGAGCTGATGGCTCCCGTGTTCATGAGCGAGAATGAGTTCAAGAAGGAACAGG
- the AP3B2 gene encoding AP-3 complex subunit beta-2 isoform X3, translating into MSAAPAYGEDKGGSAGPGEPEYGHDPASGGIFSSDYKRHDDLKEMLDTNKDSLKLEAMKTIVAMIARGKNASDLFPAVVKNVACKNIEVKKLVYVYLVRYAEEQQDLALLSISTFQRGLKDPNQLIRASALRVLSSIRVPIIVPIMMLAIKEAASDMSPYVRKTAAHAIPKLYSLDSDQKDQLIEVIEKLLADKTTLVAGSVVMAFEEVCPERIDLIHKNYRKLCNLLIDVEEWGQVVIISMLTRYARTQFLSPTQNESLLEENPEKAFYGSEEDEAKGPGSEEAATAALPARKPYVMDPDHRLLLRNTKPLLQSRSAAVVMAVAQLYFHLAPKAEVGVIAKALVRLLRSHSEVQYVVLQNVATMSIKRRGMFEPYLKSFYIRSTDPTQIKILKLEVLTNLANETNTPTVLREFQTYIRSMDKDFVAATIQAIGRCATNIGRVRDTCLNGLVQLLSNRDELVVAESVVVIKKLLQMQPAQHGEIIKHLAKLTDNIQVPMARASILWLIGEYCEHVPKIAPDVLRKMAKSFTAEEDIVKLQIINLAAKLYLTNSKQTKLLTQYVLSLAKYDQNYDIRDRARFTRQLIVPSEQGGALSRHAKKLFLAPKPAPVLESSFKDRDHFQLGSLSHLLNAKATGYQELPDWPEEAPDPSVRNVEVPEWTKCSNREKRKEKEKPFYSDSEGESGPTESADSDPESESASDSKSSSESGSGESSSESDSEDQEEEKGRSSESEQSEEEGEKRKMKKKKKVPEGQGEGSSSEEDSDSSSGSSESERTSETEEEQVEPASWRKKTPPSGKSAPVAKEISLLDLEDFTPPSVQPVSPPTIVSTSLATDLEGLTLTDSPLVPSLLSPVVGVGRQELLHRVAGEGLAVDYTFSRQPFSGDPHMVSVHIHFSNSSDTPIKGLHVGTPKLPAGISIQEFPEIESLAPGESVTAVMGINFCDSTQAANFQLCTQTRQFYVSIQPPVGELMAPVFMSENEFKKEQGKLTGMSEITEKLTLPDTCRNDHIVVQRVTAVANLGRVPCGASDEYRFAGRTLTSGSLVLLTLDARPTGAAQLTVNSEKMVIGTMLVKDVVQALTQ; encoded by the exons ATGTCGGCCGCCCCCGCCTACGGCGAAGACAAGGGCGGCTCCGCCGGCCCCGGGGAGCCCGAGTACGGCCACGACCCCGCGAGCGGCGGCATCTTCTCCTCCGACTACAAGCG gcatgATGACCTGAAGGAGATGCTGGACACCAACAAAGATTCCCTCAAGCTGGAGGCCATGAAGACGATTGTGgct ATGATCGCCAGGGGAAAGAACGCCTCCGACCTGTTTCCCGCCGTGGTGAAGAACGTGGCCTGTAAGAACATAGAG GTGAAGAAGCTGGTCTACGTGTACCTGGTGCGCTACGCCGAAGAACAACAAGATCTGGCCCTGCTGTCTATCTCCACCTTCCAGCGCGGCCTGAAG GACCCCAACCAGCTGATTCGGGCCAGTGCCCTCCGCGTCCTGTCTAGCATCCGGGTGCCCATCATTGTGCCCATCATGATGCTGGCCATCAAGGAAGCTGCATCGGACATGTCACCCTATGTACGGAAAACAGCTGCTCACGCCATCCCTAAACTCTACAG TTTGGATTCGGACCAGAAGGACCAGCTGATCGAGGTCATTGAGAAACTTCTGGCCGACAAGACCACG CTGGTGGCGGGCAGTGTGGTGATGGCCTTCGAGGAGGTCTGCCCCGAGCGCATCGACCTGATACACAAGAACTACCGGAAGCTCTGTAACCTGCTCATCGACGTGGAGGAGTGGGGGCAGGTGGTCATCATCAGCATGCTCACCCGCTACGCGCGCACGCAGTTCCTGAGCCCCACCCAGAAC GAATCTCTGCTGGAGGAGAACCCGGAGAAAGCCTTCTACGGCTCGGAAGAGGACGAGGCCAAGGGCCCGGGCTCGGAGGAGGCGGCCACCGCTGCGCTGCCCGCCCGCAAGCCCTATGTCATGGACCCCGACCACCGGCTGCTGCTGCGCAACACGAAGCCGCTGCTGCAGAGCCGCAGCGCCGCCGTGGTCATGGCGGTGGCCCAGCTCTACTTCCATCTGGCGCCCAAGGCGGAGGTGGGCGTCATCGCCAAGGCGCTAGTGCGACTGCTGCGCAGCCACAG TGAGGTGCAGTACGTGGTGCTCCAGAACGTGGCCACCATGTCCATCAAGCGCCGG GGTATGTTTGAGCCCTACCTGAAGAGCTTCTACATCAGATCCACTGACCCCACCCAGATCAAGATCCTGAAG CTGGAAGTGTTGACCAACCTGGCCAATGAGACCAACACCCCTACTGTCCTACGGGAGTTCCAG ACGTACATTCGCAGCATGGACAAGGACTTTGTAGCAGCCACTATCCAGGCCATTGGACGCTGTGCAACCAACATCGGCCGAGTCCGTGACACCTGTCTCAACGGCCTGGTGCAGCTGCTGTCCAACCGTGACG AGCTGGTGGTCGCAGAGTCGGTGGTTGTCATTAAGAAGCTGCTGCAGATGCAGCCCGCGCAGCACGGAGAGATCATCAAGCACCTGGCAAAGCTCACGGACAACATCCAG GTGCCCATGGCCCGGGCCAGCATCCTGTGGCTCATCGGCGAGTACTGCGAGCACGTCCCCAAGATCGCGCCTGACGTCCTGAGAAAGATGGCCAAGTCCTTCACGGCAGAGGAGGACATCGTCAAGCTGCAGATCATCAACCTGGCAGCCAAGCTCTACCTGACTAACTCTAAGCAG ACCAAGCTGCTGACCCAGTATGTGCTGAGTCTGGCCAAGTACGACCAGAACTATGACATTCGTGACCGAGCGCGCTTCACCCGGCAGCTGATCGTCCCCTCGGAGCAGGGTGGGGCCCTCAGCCGCCATGCCAAGAAGCTCTTCCTGGCACCCAAACCAGCCCCAGTGTTGGAGTCATCCTTCAAAG ACCGGGACCACTTCCAGCTGGGCTCACTGTCCCACCTGCTCAATGCCAAGGCCACAGGCTACCAGGAGCTCCCAGACTGGCCAGAGGAGGCTCCAGACCCATCTGTGCGGAACGTGGAG gTACCAGAATGGACCAAGTGCTCCAAtcgagagaagaggaaggagaaggagaaacccTTCTATTCTGACTCAGAGGGGGAGTCAGGCCCCACAGAGTCTGCAGACAGCG ACCCTGAGTCCGAGAGTGCCTCGGACAGCAAGAGCAGCAGTGAGAGCGGCTCTGGGGAGTCCAGCAGTGAGTCTGATAGTGAAgaccaggaggaagagaaggggaggagcagtgagag TGAACAGAGTGAGGAGGAAGgtgagaagaggaagatgaagaaaaagaagaaggtgcCCGAGGGACAGGGAGAAGGTTCATCCTCAGAGGAGGACAGTGATTCCAGCAGTGGCTCATCAGAATCTGAGAGAACATCAGAGACGGAGGAAGAGCAGGTGGAACCTGcctcttggaggaaaaaaaca CCTCCCAGTGGCAAAAGCGCCCCGGTAGCCAAGGAGATCTCCCTGCTTGACCTAGAGGATT TCACCCCTCCCAGTGTCCAGCCTGTGTCTCCCCCCACGATCGTGTCCACCAGTCTGGCTACTGACCTGGAGGGCCTGACGCTCACAGACTCCCCGCTGGTGCCCTCA cTGCTGAGTCCAGTGGTAGGTGTTGGGAGGCAGGAGCTGCTGCACCGTGTAGCCGGTGAGGGGCTGGCCGTGGACTACACCTTCAGTCGCCAGCCTTTCTCTGGGGACCCCCACATGGTATCTGTGCACATCCACTTCTCCAACAGCTCTGATACCCCCATCAAGGGCCTGCACGTGGGCACCCCCAAACTGCCCGCCGGCATCAGCATCCAGGAGTTCCCTGAAATCG AGTCACTGGCACCTGGAGAATCTGTCACTGCTGTAATGGGCATTAATTTCTGTGACTCAACCCAGGCAGCCAACTTCCAGCTGTG TACCCAAACCCGGCAGTTCTACGTCTCCATTCAGCCACCCGTTGGGGAGCTGATGGCTCCCGTGTTCATGAGCGAGAATGAGTTCAAGAAGGAACAGG
- the AP3B2 gene encoding AP-3 complex subunit beta-2 isoform X1: MQRFLQLPGAVVRPGGRGACGADREAASPVLGPEGGPPPWYQALQPEELRWLQAPEEDTAPEAPLEGSCPEPGRSESQSQSQSQPLRHDDLKEMLDTNKDSLKLEAMKTIVAMIARGKNASDLFPAVVKNVACKNIEVKKLVYVYLVRYAEEQQDLALLSISTFQRGLKDPNQLIRASALRVLSSIRVPIIVPIMMLAIKEAASDMSPYVRKTAAHAIPKLYSLDSDQKDQLIEVIEKLLADKTTLVAGSVVMAFEEVCPERIDLIHKNYRKLCNLLIDVEEWGQVVIISMLTRYARTQFLSPTQNESLLEENPEKAFYGSEEDEAKGPGSEEAATAALPARKPYVMDPDHRLLLRNTKPLLQSRSAAVVMAVAQLYFHLAPKAEVGVIAKALVRLLRSHSEVQYVVLQNVATMSIKRRGMFEPYLKSFYIRSTDPTQIKILKLEVLTNLANETNTPTVLREFQTYIRSMDKDFVAATIQAIGRCATNIGRVRDTCLNGLVQLLSNRDELVVAESVVVIKKLLQMQPAQHGEIIKHLAKLTDNIQVPMARASILWLIGEYCEHVPKIAPDVLRKMAKSFTAEEDIVKLQIINLAAKLYLTNSKQTKLLTQYVLSLAKYDQNYDIRDRARFTRQLIVPSEQGGALSRHAKKLFLAPKPAPVLESSFKDRDHFQLGSLSHLLNAKATGYQELPDWPEEAPDPSVRNVEVPEWTKCSNREKRKEKEKPFYSDSEGESGPTESADSDPESESASDSKSSSESGSGESSSESDSEDQEEEKGRSSESEQSEEEGEKRKMKKKKKVPEGQGEGSSSEEDSDSSSGSSESERTSETEEEQVEPASWRKKTPPSGKSAPVAKEISLLDLEDFTPPSVQPVSPPTIVSTSLATDLEGLTLTDSPLVPSLLSPVVGVGRQELLHRVAGEGLAVDYTFSRQPFSGDPHMVSVHIHFSNSSDTPIKGLHVGTPKLPAGISIQEFPEIESLAPGESVTAVMGINFCDSTQAANFQLCTQTRQFYVSIQPPVGELMAPVFMSENEFKKEQGKLTGMSEITEKLTLPDTCRNDHIVVQRVTAVANLGRVPCGASDEYRFAGRTLTSGSLVLLTLDARPTGAAQLTVNSEKMVIGTMLVKDVVQALTQ, from the exons ATGCAGCGATTCCTGCAGCTCCCGGGGGCCGTGGTGaggccggggggccggggggcctgTGGAGCTGACCGGGAGGCtgccagccctgtgctgggccccGAAGGCGGCCCCCCACCCTGGTACCAGGCCTTGCAGCCTGAGGAGCTTCGGTGGCTGCAGGCCCCAGAGGAAGACACGGCCCCAGAAGCACCTCTGGAAGGGTCTTGCCCGGAGCCTGGCCGGAgcgagagccagagccagagccagagccagccGCTAAG gcatgATGACCTGAAGGAGATGCTGGACACCAACAAAGATTCCCTCAAGCTGGAGGCCATGAAGACGATTGTGgct ATGATCGCCAGGGGAAAGAACGCCTCCGACCTGTTTCCCGCCGTGGTGAAGAACGTGGCCTGTAAGAACATAGAG GTGAAGAAGCTGGTCTACGTGTACCTGGTGCGCTACGCCGAAGAACAACAAGATCTGGCCCTGCTGTCTATCTCCACCTTCCAGCGCGGCCTGAAG GACCCCAACCAGCTGATTCGGGCCAGTGCCCTCCGCGTCCTGTCTAGCATCCGGGTGCCCATCATTGTGCCCATCATGATGCTGGCCATCAAGGAAGCTGCATCGGACATGTCACCCTATGTACGGAAAACAGCTGCTCACGCCATCCCTAAACTCTACAG TTTGGATTCGGACCAGAAGGACCAGCTGATCGAGGTCATTGAGAAACTTCTGGCCGACAAGACCACG CTGGTGGCGGGCAGTGTGGTGATGGCCTTCGAGGAGGTCTGCCCCGAGCGCATCGACCTGATACACAAGAACTACCGGAAGCTCTGTAACCTGCTCATCGACGTGGAGGAGTGGGGGCAGGTGGTCATCATCAGCATGCTCACCCGCTACGCGCGCACGCAGTTCCTGAGCCCCACCCAGAAC GAATCTCTGCTGGAGGAGAACCCGGAGAAAGCCTTCTACGGCTCGGAAGAGGACGAGGCCAAGGGCCCGGGCTCGGAGGAGGCGGCCACCGCTGCGCTGCCCGCCCGCAAGCCCTATGTCATGGACCCCGACCACCGGCTGCTGCTGCGCAACACGAAGCCGCTGCTGCAGAGCCGCAGCGCCGCCGTGGTCATGGCGGTGGCCCAGCTCTACTTCCATCTGGCGCCCAAGGCGGAGGTGGGCGTCATCGCCAAGGCGCTAGTGCGACTGCTGCGCAGCCACAG TGAGGTGCAGTACGTGGTGCTCCAGAACGTGGCCACCATGTCCATCAAGCGCCGG GGTATGTTTGAGCCCTACCTGAAGAGCTTCTACATCAGATCCACTGACCCCACCCAGATCAAGATCCTGAAG CTGGAAGTGTTGACCAACCTGGCCAATGAGACCAACACCCCTACTGTCCTACGGGAGTTCCAG ACGTACATTCGCAGCATGGACAAGGACTTTGTAGCAGCCACTATCCAGGCCATTGGACGCTGTGCAACCAACATCGGCCGAGTCCGTGACACCTGTCTCAACGGCCTGGTGCAGCTGCTGTCCAACCGTGACG AGCTGGTGGTCGCAGAGTCGGTGGTTGTCATTAAGAAGCTGCTGCAGATGCAGCCCGCGCAGCACGGAGAGATCATCAAGCACCTGGCAAAGCTCACGGACAACATCCAG GTGCCCATGGCCCGGGCCAGCATCCTGTGGCTCATCGGCGAGTACTGCGAGCACGTCCCCAAGATCGCGCCTGACGTCCTGAGAAAGATGGCCAAGTCCTTCACGGCAGAGGAGGACATCGTCAAGCTGCAGATCATCAACCTGGCAGCCAAGCTCTACCTGACTAACTCTAAGCAG ACCAAGCTGCTGACCCAGTATGTGCTGAGTCTGGCCAAGTACGACCAGAACTATGACATTCGTGACCGAGCGCGCTTCACCCGGCAGCTGATCGTCCCCTCGGAGCAGGGTGGGGCCCTCAGCCGCCATGCCAAGAAGCTCTTCCTGGCACCCAAACCAGCCCCAGTGTTGGAGTCATCCTTCAAAG ACCGGGACCACTTCCAGCTGGGCTCACTGTCCCACCTGCTCAATGCCAAGGCCACAGGCTACCAGGAGCTCCCAGACTGGCCAGAGGAGGCTCCAGACCCATCTGTGCGGAACGTGGAG gTACCAGAATGGACCAAGTGCTCCAAtcgagagaagaggaaggagaaggagaaacccTTCTATTCTGACTCAGAGGGGGAGTCAGGCCCCACAGAGTCTGCAGACAGCG ACCCTGAGTCCGAGAGTGCCTCGGACAGCAAGAGCAGCAGTGAGAGCGGCTCTGGGGAGTCCAGCAGTGAGTCTGATAGTGAAgaccaggaggaagagaaggggaggagcagtgagag TGAACAGAGTGAGGAGGAAGgtgagaagaggaagatgaagaaaaagaagaaggtgcCCGAGGGACAGGGAGAAGGTTCATCCTCAGAGGAGGACAGTGATTCCAGCAGTGGCTCATCAGAATCTGAGAGAACATCAGAGACGGAGGAAGAGCAGGTGGAACCTGcctcttggaggaaaaaaaca CCTCCCAGTGGCAAAAGCGCCCCGGTAGCCAAGGAGATCTCCCTGCTTGACCTAGAGGATT TCACCCCTCCCAGTGTCCAGCCTGTGTCTCCCCCCACGATCGTGTCCACCAGTCTGGCTACTGACCTGGAGGGCCTGACGCTCACAGACTCCCCGCTGGTGCCCTCA cTGCTGAGTCCAGTGGTAGGTGTTGGGAGGCAGGAGCTGCTGCACCGTGTAGCCGGTGAGGGGCTGGCCGTGGACTACACCTTCAGTCGCCAGCCTTTCTCTGGGGACCCCCACATGGTATCTGTGCACATCCACTTCTCCAACAGCTCTGATACCCCCATCAAGGGCCTGCACGTGGGCACCCCCAAACTGCCCGCCGGCATCAGCATCCAGGAGTTCCCTGAAATCG AGTCACTGGCACCTGGAGAATCTGTCACTGCTGTAATGGGCATTAATTTCTGTGACTCAACCCAGGCAGCCAACTTCCAGCTGTG TACCCAAACCCGGCAGTTCTACGTCTCCATTCAGCCACCCGTTGGGGAGCTGATGGCTCCCGTGTTCATGAGCGAGAATGAGTTCAAGAAGGAACAGG